The following proteins are encoded in a genomic region of Arachis stenosperma cultivar V10309 chromosome 4, arast.V10309.gnm1.PFL2, whole genome shotgun sequence:
- the LOC130973386 gene encoding uncharacterized protein LOC130973386, with protein MGGCFSSRSCSKLSSVRLVHLSGYVEDFEEPISVSQVIGNPPKHFVCTSIQLLSSSSKPLKGDTQLQPGHVYFILPYSILQSEASPVDLASLAKRLNSIAKTRCEQKKNYNKKNKNKKMKNNTLNGKTSTTNSTSEFSSSDGEFSSVWSMSSPCRSPARIGVAEQVAMAMAYGGRSPCRWKPILDTIREKSFNRRSESELLNEAKADD; from the coding sequence ATGGGAGGGTGTTTTTCTTCAAGATCATGCTCAAAACTGAGCAGTGTCCGTTTGGTTCATCTAAGTGGATATGTTGAAGATTTTGAGGAACCAATTTCAGTGAGCCAAGTCATTGGTAACCCTCCAAAGCATTTTGTATGCACTTCAATTCAGCTTCTTTCATCTTCCTCGAAGCCATTGAAGGGTGACACACAGCTCCAACCTGGCCATGTCTACTTCATTCTTCCATACTCAATTCTCCAATCTGAGGCTTCCCCTGTTGACTTGGCTTCTCTTGCAAAGAGGCTCAATTCAATAGCAAAAACAAGGTGTGAACAGAAGAAGAATTATAAtaagaagaacaagaacaagaagatgaaaaataaCACTCTCAATGGAAAAACTAGTACTACTAATAGTACTAGTGAATTTTCGAGCAGCGATGGCGAATTTAGTAGTGTTTGGAGTATGTCTTCGCCTTGTCGGAGCCCTGCAAGAATTGGTGTGGCTGAGCAAGTTGCTATGGCCATGGCATATGGAGGGAGGAGTCCTTGTAGATGGAAACCAATCTTGGACACTATCAGAGAGAAGTCATTTAATCGGCGAAGCGAATCGGAGTTATTGAATGAAGCTAAAGCTGATGATTGA
- the LOC130973385 gene encoding oxysterol-binding protein-related protein 4C-like — protein sequence MDTSNNIVLTKPFSVLAQESDAETVYKAPNLMKRILSLFKNVRPGSDLTHFQLPALFNLPKSTLQIYGEQVYSTSIDLLSMCNKGKSPVDRLTSVVAWYISTKRPTIFGVVPYNPILGETHHVSKGNLNVLLEQVSHHPPVTALHATDEKENIEIICCQYHIAKFYGATVEGHIHGKRRLKLHNHGETYEMNSPDFSIRFLPVPGNNWVGNVNIKCLETGLVAELSFTTQSFLGFRGNRRAVKGKIIDSSSRKILCEINGHWDSTVAVKNTINGEERVILDAREVISGLQTPIVKDSKSVWPTESAIVWGQVNQAIMNKEWEKAVKAKKFVEERQREILRERASKGETWVPKHFSLSHTKEGDWDCFPVQKLVPPSPIVS from the exons GACACGTCAAATAATATTGTGCTGACTAAGCCATTCTCAGTACTGGCACAAGAATCAGATGCTGAGACAGTTTATAAAGCTCCCAATCTTATGAAACGAATACTAAGTTTATTTAAGAATGTGCGGCCAGGATCTGATCTTACTCACTTTCAG CTGCCAGCTCTATTTAACTTGCCAAAGTCAACACTCCAAATCTATGGTGAACAAGTGTACTCCACAAGCATAGATTTGCTAAGCATGTGCAACAAAGGGAAGAGTCCTGTTGATAGACTCACTTCTGTTGTGGCATGGTATATATCTACCAAACGCCCTACAATCTTTGGAGTTGTTCCCTACAACCCCATCCTTGGAGAAACACACCATGTTTCTAAAGGAAATCTTAATGTCTTGTTAGAGCAG GTTTCTCACCACCCTCCAGTGACTGCCCTCCATGCAACTGATGAGAAGGAAAACATTGAAATCATATGTTGCCAGTATCATATTGCAAAGTTCTATG GTGCCACAGTGGAAGGTCATATACATGGAAAAAGGAGGTTGAAGCTCCACAATCATGGAGAGACATATGAAATGAATTCTCCTGACTTCTCAATCAGATTTCTTCCAGTCCCTGGGAACAATTGGGTTGGCAATGTCAATATCAAATGCCTTGAAACAGGACTTGTTGCAGAGTTAAGCTTCACAACGCAATCTTTCCTTGGATTTCGGGGAAATCGAAGAGCAGTTAAGGGCAAGATCATTGATTCATCTTCAAGGAAGATACTATGTGAAATTAATGGTCATTGGGATAG CACTGTAGCAGTGAAGAATACAATTAATGGAGAAGAAAGAgtgatacttgatgcaagagaaGTCATTTCAGGGCTCCAGACTCCAATTGTTAAGGATTCAAAG AGTGTGTGGCCAACTGAATCAGCTATTGTTTGGGGCCAAGTAAACCAAGCCATCATGAACAAAGAGTGGGAGAAAGCAGTAAAAGCAAAGAAATTTGTGGAGGAAAGGCAAAGGGAGATCTTAAGAGAGAGAGCCTCAAAAGGGGAAACTTGGGTCCctaaacatttttctttgtctCACACCAAAGAAGGGGACTGGGACTGTTTTCCTGTTCAAAAATTGGTCCCACCCTCCCCTATAGTCTCCTAG